ACCACGCGCGCTCCGGCGCCACGCGCGAACGCGACGGTGTGATCCCGCGAGCCGGCGTCGAGGACGAAAACGTGCATTCCCCGCGGCAAGCTTGTCAGCGCGCGCGGCAAATTGCGCTCTTCGTCGCGGGTGAGGACGACGGCGGTGATTAGGCCTGGGTCCAGGATGCCGCCTCAGCAACCACGCGACCGTTGATCCGTTCTTCGTGGGCGAGCGCCGCGGCAATGAAGTCGCGATAGAGCGGCGCCGGACGATTCGGGCGCGACTTGAACTCAGGATGAGCCTGTGTCGCGACAAACCACGGATGCATGTCGACGGGAAGCTCGACAACCTCCACCAGGCGCGTCTTGCCGATCGAGTGGTGACCGGTAAAGCGCATTCCATGTTCTTCGAAAATTGGGCGGTAACGATTGTTAAATTCGTAACGATGCCGATGGCGTTCGCTGATCTCCAGCTCCCCGTACGCATGCGCCGCGTGACTGCCCATCTCCAACGTGCAGGCGTACGTACCGAGGCGCATCGTGCCGCCGAGAATCTCGAGATTGCGCTGATCCGGCATGAAATCAATAACGGGATCGAGACTCGTTTCGTCGACTTCACTGGTCATCGCATCGGGAAGCCCACAGACGTTGCGTGCGAACTCGACGCACGCAAGCTGCATTCCGTAGCAGATCCCTAAGAATGGGAGCCGATGCTCGCGCACGTATTGGATTGCCCGAAGTTTGCCCTTGACTCCGCGGGCCCCGAATCCGGGAGCGACCAGAACGCCATGCGCGCCGCGCAGAACGTCGATGCCTTCGTTCTCGACGAGCTCCGAGTCGATCCGCTTGATTTCGACGGCGGCGTGGTGAAAGACGCCGGCGTGCGCCAGCGCCTCGATGATTGAGATATAGGCGTCTTTGAGTTCGACGTATTTTCCCACCAATGCGATTGAAACGCGTCGTTTCGGGTGAAGGAGCCGTTCGGCGATCGCAACCCAATCATCGAGCTTTGGGGCGGCCGTCGGGAGATTGAGCTTGCGTACCGCCGCCTGCGCCAGCCCTTCGGCTTCGAGGTTCAGCGGTACCTGATAAATCGTTTGCGCATCGCTGTTCTGCACGACGGCACTGGGCGGAACGTCGCAGAAAAGCGCGATCTTTTCCTTGAGCTCGACTGGCATCGGCAGCTCCGACTGCGTTCGGCAGACGATGGCATCGGGTGAGATTCCGATGCCGCGAAGCTCGCGGACCGAGTGCTGCGTCGGCTTGGTCTTCAGTTCGTCGGCCGCACCGAGATGCGGTACGAGCGTCAGATGAACGTACATCACGTTCTCCTCGCCAACGTCGTAGCGCATCTGCCGGATCGCCTCCAAAAACGGCAGCGACTCGATATCGCCGACGGTGCCCCCGACTTCGACGATGCAGACCTCGGCGCGACTTGACTCGGCGATGCGCTTGACGTGCGCCTTGATCTCATTGGTGATGTGCGGAATGACCTGCACGGTGGCGCCAAGGTAATCGCCGCGGCGCTCCTTCTCGATCACCGAATTATATATTTGGCCGGTCGTGACGTTGTTCGCGCGCTGCAAATTCTCGTCGATGAATCGCTCGTAATGTCCCAGATCCAGGTCCGTTTCGGCGCCGTCCTCCGTAACGAAAACCTCGCCGTGTTGATACGGGTTCATCGTACCGGCGTCGACGTTGATGTATGGGTCGAGCTTCTGTATCGACACGCTCAAACCGCGCGCCTTGAGAAGTCGCCCGAGCGAGGAAGCGGTGATGCCCTTGCCGAGCGAGCTTACGACGCCCCCGGTGAAGAAGATATACTTCGCCATCTCGGGTTGACTCAATTCTGCGGGCCTTGGTTGGTTACCTGTGGGCGCGAGGGAGTGCCGAGCTCGTATCGACCGCCTTGACGTAACGGGAAAGGCCGGCATAATCGGGGCGGCCTTCGATGACGAACGTGGGGAACGTCCGGTGCACGAGCTTTTTGAGCTGGTCGATGGTTGGCGGGGCGCACTCAAACAAGATGCAGGCGCCTTGATTCAAGCGCGGTGGCAACTGCGCGAGCAAGCGACGGTACAATGTCAGGCCGTCCGGGCCGCCGTCCAGGGCGCTCCGCGGTTCGTACGAGACCGGTTCGGGCGCTCCTGGAAGGTCTGCAGTCGGTACGTAGGGCAGGTTTGCGACAACCAAATCGAAGCGAGCGTTGCCGATTGGCTCGCTGAGATCGCCTAGGTGAAAACGGCAGCGACGATCCACGCCGAGGCGCTGCGCATTCAATGTTGCAACTTCGATTGCACGCGGCGATGAATCGGTGGCGTCCACCGTGGCGCTCGTTTGCGCGGCAATCGTGCACGCAATCGCGCCGCAGCCGGTGCCGACGTCGAGGACCCGCATTGGCCGGCGAATGAAAGCAATGGCTTCGTCCACCACGTGCTCTGTTTCAGGACGTGGAACCAGGACGCGTTCGTCGACCACGAACTCACGCCCGTAAAAGTGCGCGCGCCCCAGCAAATAGGCAATCGGCAGCCCCGCGGCGCGGCGCCGGCAGAGCGACTCAAACTCGGCGATTTGTCGCGCGGATGCCACTGCATCGCCGTGCGCGAGAATCCATTCACGTCGTTCTTCCAGCGCGTGTGAGAGCAACAGCGACGCGTCGGCACGCGGCGACGGACTCGACCTCAGCACCTGGAGGCCATCGGTGAACAGATTCGCGACGGTCTTCACGTGACCGGTTCGCCCGCGAGCAGGCGCGCCCGCTCGTCGGCAATGAGTTCGTCGCTGATCGTTGCGAGATTGCCGTCCATCAGCCCGCGAATATTCCCGAAGCTGCGGTTGATCCGGTGATCGGTGACGCGGTCCTGCGGAAAATTGTACGTGCGGATCTTCTCGGCGCGCTCGCCGCTGCCCACTTGCGATCGGCGCATCGAGCCGACCGCCTCTTCCTGCTCGCGCCGCTTGCGATCGTAGAGCGTCGCGCGGAGCATCTGCATCGCTTTCTCGCGATTCTGCTGCTGCGAACGTTCCTGCTGCGACGCGACGACGACGCCCGTCGGCACGTGGGTGATACGAATTGCCGATTCCGTCTTGTTCACGTATTGGCCCCCGGCTCCGGAGGCCTTGAACGTATCGATCTCGAGGTCGGCACTCTTGATCTCCACCTCGACGTCGTCTTCGACTTGCGGAAGCACTGCAACGGTGGCCGTGCTCGTGTGAATGCGCCCCTGCGCCTCCGTCGCCGGAACGCGTTGAACGCGATGAACCCCGGATTCGTGTTTCAGATAGCGATACGGCTCGCGGCCGGTCACGGCGAAGACGATTTCCTTATAACCGCCGGCCTCGCTTGGACTCTCCGATACGAGCTCGGTCTTCATCCCTTTGCTCTCGGCAAAGCGCATGTACATGCGCGCCAAATCGCCGGCGAAGATCGCCGCCTCGTCGCCGCCGGTACCGGCGCGGACCTCGACGAAGACGTCCTTTGCGTCGTTGGGGTCGCGCGGCACCATCAAGTGGGAGAGCTCGGCTTCGAGCTCGGTAACGCGCTGTCGCAGCTGCGCGTTCTCTTCTTCAGCCAACTCGCGCAGATCGCCGTCGCCATCGCGAACGAGTGCTTGATTCGCTTCGATTTGTTGGCGCAATCGCGCGAGCTCGCGATGCGTTTGCACCGGCGCTTCTAATTGAGCGCGTTCCTTTACCAGTGACGTGTAACGGTTTTGGTCGAACGCACCCGAAGGGTTGGCGAGTTGCGCCTCGATCTCGTCGAAGCGCCGCGCCATCGAATGCAGCCTATCGATCAGAAAGCAGTTGCCGCCTTCTTCGCGTCGCGCGTCGCCTTTCGAGCCGCGGCCTCTTCTTGTTTCTTCTTTGCAGCGGCGGAACGCTGATTGAATTTGTCGACTCGGCCGGCGGTGTCGACCAACTTCTGTTGTCCGGTAAAGAGCGGATGGCAGGCGGCGCAAATCTCGACGGAGATTTCCGGCAAGGTCGATCCCGTGACGAAGCTGTTGCCGCACGCACAATGGACGCGGGCCTCGGGGAACCACTTGGGATGGATTTGGGTCTTCACAACTCCTGCATTATAGCAAGCGTGTCAAAAGGAGCCGCTCCGGCCGTCCACAAAGCCCTGCGCGTGAAACCGTCTTCCTTTTTCGTCGCGACGGCCGGCAGCGCCGCACTCCTCGCTCTTGCGCTCATCGCGGCACCGTCGGCTAGACTTGCGGCCGCCGCCGCAACGCCGCCCCCGACCCCGCCACCGATCGCGCAACCCGCTACGCCTCCGCCGCCGCTGGGAACGCCGGGCACGCCCGGTCCCGCCGCTTCCGTCTTTACGTTACCAGCCGCAACTCCGGCTCCCGCCGGCAAGGCGACCCCCACCCCGCCTCCCGATGCGCGAAAAGGGCTCGATGGCGTTTGGGAGGTGCAAATCCAGCACGCGAACGGGACGGACTACACCCATTTTCAAGTCAAGCAGCAAGGCGACTCGCTTGCCGGCACCTATCTCGACACGGCCGGCAAGAAATATCCGCTCTCAGGGAGCATCGACGGAGCTGCCGTGCGCATGATCGTTACCATGCCCAACGGAACGACCATTCTGCTCGAGGGCAAGCTCGACGGAACGACCGACATGGTCGGCATGTTGACCACGCCCCAGGGTCAGACGGCGTTTACGGCAGCCTACCGCGCCAAAGGCAAATGGATTGACAACATCAATCCGTCACCGGGCGGCATTCCTCAACCTGGCAGCTACACGCCACCGTAGTTGAGCCGCTTTTCGACGTACGGCACGAGGCCGCCGGCGTCGATGAGCGATTGCATGAACGGCGGCAACTCAGCCGCGCGATACTCCGTGCCGCGCGTGAGATTGCGCACGATCCCGCTGGCCGGTTGGACCTCGATCTCGTCTCCCGACTGAATACCGTCGACGGCCTCGGGCGACTCGAAGATGGGGAGTCCGATGTTGAGCGCGTTACGATAGAATATCCGCGCGAAACTCTTGGCGATCACCGCGGACGTTCCTGAAGCTTTGATCGCGATGGGCGCAACCTCGCGGCTGGAACCGCAGCCGAAGTTCGTATCGGCGACGATGATGTCGCCGGACGTCATTCGGGCGACGTACTCCGGATCGAGACCCTCCAGCGCGTGCTTCCCGAGTTCCGTCTGATCCACGATATTGCAATACTTTCCGGGAATGATTACGTCGGTGTCGACGTTCTTGCCGTATTTATGGGCTCGGCCTCGCAACGTCGCCTCCATTACGCAAGCACCGCTTCGACCACTCGCGGGTCGGTGATTCTTCCGGTCAGCGCACTCGCGGCGCACGTGGCCGGCGACGCGAGATAAATCTCGGCTTTCGGGGAACCCATCCGGCCAACATAGTTGCGGTTTGTCGTTGAGATCGCGCGCTCGCCGTCGCCGAGCGTTCCCATGTGACCGCCAAAGCAGGCACCGCAACCGGGCGTGTTGACCGCGCACCCGGCCGCTGCGAGCGTCGTCAAAACGCCCTCCTGCGCCGCCTGCATCCAGACCTTCTGCGAACCGGGGTTGACGATGACCCGAAGATTCGACGCGATGTGTTTACCCTCGAGAATCTTCGCGACGACGCGCAAATCGTCGATGTAACCGTTCGTGCACGAGCCGATGAAGACCTGATCGACGCGCAGATCGTCGCGCGTCACCTCCGAGATGGGATGAACGTTGTCGGGCGTATGCGGGCACGCGATTTGCGGTTCCAGCGATCCGATGTCGATTCGGATTTCACGCTCGTACGTCGCGTCGGGATCGGCGCGCTCGACGATGAACGGACGATCCGTCCGCTCCTTGACGTAGGCGATTGTCTTTTCGTCGGCGTGAAAGATCCCGTTTTTCGCGCCGGCTTCAATAGCCATGTTCGCCATGGTGATACGGCCGGTAATCGAAAGTTCGTCGATTGTCGTTCCGTGATACTCGATTGCGCGGTACGTCGCGCCGTCGATGCCGAGCTCGCCGACGGTGCGCAGCATGATATCTTTGGCATAGACCATCGGTCCGGGAGAACCGCTATAGACGAGCTTGATCGAGGCCGGCACTTTGAGCCAGACTTCGCCGAGCACGAAGGCGGCGGCGATGTCGGTCGATCCCATTCCCGTCGCGAAGGCGCCGAACGCCCCGTACGTACAGGTGTGCGAATCACCGCCGACGATCAACTCTCCCGGAGCGACAAGCCCTTCCTCGGGAAGAACGACGTGTTCGATGCCACCGCGGCCGACGTCAAAAAAATGTTCGATCCGCTGTTCGGCGGCGAAATCTTTCATGAGCTTCGCAAGACCCGCCGATTGCGCGTCTTTTGCCGGTACGAAGTGATCGGCGACGAGCGCAATCTTGCTTGGATCGAAGACCGTGGTGGCGCCTTTGATTTTGCGCATCACGCCGATTGCGACCGCGGCCGAGAGCTCGTTCGCGAGGACGAGATCGACCTTCCCGTTGACGATCTGCCCCGGCTCCACAGACTCGAGCCCGGCGTGGCGCGCTAAGATTTTTTCAGTCAATGTCATGCCCATGATACGACCATTATAAGGCGAAGTAGCCCGACGGGCCTACTAGTGACGACTCACGCCATGCAACAAGAGCGAGAATTCGGTTTTGCGACCCGCGCGCTCCACGCCGGGACGCCGCCCGACCCGGCGACCGGCGCGCGGGCAATGCCGATTTATCAAACCTCCGCATTCGTCTTCAGCTCGACCGAGCAGGCGGCGGAACTCTTTGCTCTGCGCAGCTACGGCCACATTTATAGCCGCATCAGCAATCCCACCGTCGCGGCGTTCGAAGAGCGCATGGCCAGCCTCGAGGGCGGACTCGGCGCCGTCGCCTTCTCCAGCGGCTTGGCGGCCCAGCTCTGTCTGGTGTTATCGCTCGCGCAATCGGGCGATCATCTCGTCTGCACGCAGAGCGTCTACGGCGGTACCGTCACGCAGCTCACCGTCACGATCGGCCGAATGGGAATCGCTACGACGTTCGTCGCGCCCGACGACCTCGCTGCCGTGCGCGCGGCGATTCGACCCGAGACGAAGCTCGTCTTTGTCGAGACCGTCGGCAATCCGTCCGGGGTCGTTGCCGATCTGTCGGCGTTGGCCGAAGTCGCGCACGCCGCCGGAGTTCCCTTGGCCGTCGACAATACTTTTGCAACTCCGTATTTTTGCCGGCCGATCGAGCTCGGCGCCGATATCGTCGTGCATTCGGCGACCAAATTCATCAACGGCCACGGCACGTCGATCGGTGGAGTGCTGGTCGAATCGGGGCGCTTTCCTTGGCAGAATGGGCGCTTTCCTCTGCTATCGCTGCCGAGTCCCGGATACCACGGCAAAGTCTTCACCGAGACATTCGCCGAGTACGCCTTCTTGATGCGCGTGCGCGCGGAAGTGTTGCGCGACGTCGGCGCCCAGATGTCGCCGATGGACGCCTGGCTACTGCTCCTCGGGCTCGAAACGCTGCCACTGCGAATGGAGCGCCACGTCGCCAACGCGCGCGCCGTCGCCGCATTTCTCAAGGCGCGCCCCGAGGTCGCATGGGTACGCGATGCGCAGCTTGGGTCGATCTTCACTTTCGGATTGCGCGCCGGCCGCGATGCGGGACGTCGCTTCATCGACGCGCTCGAACTCTGGAGTCACCTCGCCAACGTCGGCGATTCGAAGAGTCTGGTGATTCATCCGGCCTCAACCACCCATTCACAACTATCGGACGAAGCGATGTGCAAGGCCGGCGTCGAGCCCGAGTCGGTGCGGCTTTCGGTCGGGCTGGAAGAGATCGACGATCTACTCTGGGATTTGGACAACGCGCTGCGCGCCGCTGCAGGCAAGTGATCCTCGCCACGCCGTCGCAGCGTCGCGATTTGCTCGAGCGAGCGCGGAGCATCGCGATTGTCGGCGCCTCCGATAATCCGCTGCGCCCGAGTTATACGGTATTCTCGTACCTTCGCCGGCAACGCGAATACGACGTGACGCCGATCAATCCAAACATCCACGATATCGACGGTATCGTAGCCTTTCCATCGCTTCGGTCGTACGCGTCCGAGCGCGGAGCACCGGACATCGTCGACGTTTTTCGGCGGCCCAGCGAGCTCGCGGGTGTCGTTGAGGAGGCGATCGCGGTGGGGGCGCGCACGATTTGGCTGCAATACGGCGTCGTCGATGGCGATGCAATTGCCCGGGCAGATCGAAGCGGTTTGAACGTCGTGGTCGACCGTTGCATGAAAGTCGAGCACGCGCGCTTTCGCGGTGGACTTTCAACGGGCGGCCTCAACAGCGGAATCATCACGTCGCGGCGGCGGACGCCATGAGAGTTTTCTAAGCAAGCGGCCTCGGGGAAAAACGCGAGCGCTGTCGCAATACGCAACGAATCATGCGAAGATTCGTTCTTCTCCTTTGCAGCGCGCTGCTCACGTGCTGCGCTCACCAAAGCGGTTTCTCCCCGCTTCCCGGAAACGCACAAAGCGGTGACTCCGCAACGCAGTACGAGCTGCCGCTTGCCGGAACCGGCTATAAGCTTCTCTACAGTTTTAAAGGCGGCAGCGACGCAGCGTATCCGTACGCGCCACTGACCGAAATCAACGGCGAGTTTTACGGCACGACATACGGCGGCGGGGGCGGTTCGCAGTGGGGCACCGTCTTTAAGGTTAGTAAGACGGGACAAGAACACGTGCTCTACCGTTTCAAAGCCGGTAGTGACGGCGCGCATCCATTCGCGGGATTAACGAACCTCAATGGCACGCTGTACGGCACGACGTATCAAGGGGGCACCAAAGGTTCGGGCACGGTCTTCAAAATCAGCACGGCCGGCGAAGAGCACGTCGTTTACAGCTTCAAAGGCGGCAGCGATGGACAGTACCCGTACTGCCGGCTGCTGGCGCTCAACGGTGAGCTTTATGGCACAACCTACCAAGGCGGCGTTTCATCCGGTTGGGGCGTCGTCTTCAAGGTAAGCGACTCGGGGCAGGAAGACGTGCTCTACCGCTTCATCGCTGACGACAAGGGAACGAACGATGGCGCGCACCCGTACGCCGGGCTAACCGACGTCGGCGGAACGCTGTACGGAACGACCAATCAAGGCGGCACGACCGGTTCCGGGACCGTCTTTAAGGTGAGCACGGCGGGCAAAGAAGCAGTCGTTTACAGCTTCAAGGGCGGCAGCGACGGACAATACCCGTTTGCGCGCCTGCTCTACTCGAAGGGCCAGCTCTATGGAACCACTTATCAAGGTGGCGTTGCAAACGGATGGGGCACGGTCTTCAAGGTGAGCACCTCGGGCACCGAACGCGTCCTCTACCGGTTTAACGCCAACGACAAGGGAACGCACGACGGCGCGCATCCCTACTATGGTGGACTCGTCGCGATCGGCAGCTACCTGTACGGCACGACGTATCAAGGCGGCGGCCCCGGCGACGGTACCGTCTACAAGCTGAGCGTCGCGGGGGGCAAAGATCAGATCCTGTACGCGTTCAAGGGTGGCAGCGACGGCCAATATCCCTACGCGGGGGTTGACGATTCCAGCGGTACGCTCTACGGCACGACCTATGTCGGCGGGGGAAGCGGCGCCGGAACCGTCTTTAAAATCTCGCCGTAAGCGAGCGACGCTGAAGGTCCTCGGCGTCGAGCGAGCATCCCCGCAACGGCGCTTCGCGGTCTCGGCCAAGCGAGACGAAACCACGGTCGTCGGTCATCACGCCGAGATCCTCGGTTTGAATCGCAAGGCACGATGACCGATTCGCCAAGTCGACGTGCAACAGCGTGCCGATCTCCCCGCGGGCGAGGTTTTGCCGGTCGGGTCCGACAACGCGTGCGCGCAACCACGGGGGCCCTGCGTACGCGCCGCCGGCGACCGCATAGTATTGCGAAGTGAGTTCGGTCATTCCATACTCCGCGACGATGGCGTCCGGCGCGACTGCGAACCGGTCGCACGCGCGTGCATAGAGCCGATCCGGCGACTCGATCCGCGCGCGGCCCTTAAAGCCGCCGGTCACCATCAGCCGGGAGCCTGCCGGCAGCGCATATCGTTCGCCACGCGCCTGCAGGGTGTCGAGCAGATGCGCGAGCGCAAACGCGGTCGCGCCGATGAAAACGGACTGCCGCTGCGCGATCGCGGAGTTCAGATCGGCAACGAACGATTCGACAAGCAACTCCTCGTCGCGCAGATACCAGCCGGTCATTGGATCGCCGCAACGGCGCGAGACCTGCGCCATCATGTAACCCAAGGAGGAGCTTGGGCGCAGTGCCGGGTTCGGCACTAAATTGAAATAGCGCAAGCGGGCGCCGTCGGGCAATGCGAAGCGTTCGAAGCCGGCAAGCAACGCCGCATCGTACAAGCTCGTAGTTTCCATGAAATGGCGTCCCGGAACACCCGTTGTGCCGCTCGTCTCAAAGACGATCGCGGCGTTGGCGGGGTCGAATGTGGTTAGCGTAAATTCTTTGAACGCGGGTGCCGGTACCGCTGGAATTTGCTCCCACGATTTTGGCGCGGTAGCCCCGAGCCGCAAGCAGTAGCGCGCGTACGGTTCGTTATGACGGAGCTGATAATCGAAGAGCCGCAGTGCCAGATCCGTAAATCGATCTTCCTGCAGCGGCTCTCCGTCACGCCGCCAGCGCTCGATTACCTCGAGGATTTTCGCGTCGAGCGCGCCCGATTCAGGCGAGGCTACGTCAGTAGCTCGATTTGCGATAGTTCTGCGGCATCGCCCCGGCGTACGCGCGTCTTGGTGATGCGGGTATAGCCGCCGGAACGCGCCTTGAGTGCCGGCGCAATTTGCTCGACGAGCTTCTTCACTACTGCCGGTTCGGTGATGTATTCGGCCAATCGACGGCGCGCGGCGAGATCGCCGGCCATTGCCGTCGTGATCAACCGCTCGGCGACGCGGCTGATCTCCTTTGCTTTTGCCGACGTCGTTTCGATCCGGTCGTGCTTGAAGAGCGACGTCGCCAAGTTGCGCAGCAGCGCCTTGCGATGGCCGTCGGTGCGGGACAGACGTTTATACGCGATCGAATGCGGCATCGTTCTCTATCGCTACGATTGACGCAGCGACAGCCCCCTCTCTGCAAGTACTTGCTTGATTTCGTCGAGCGACTTCTTGCCGAAGTTACGCATCTTCATGATCTCGTCCTCGGTCAGATCCAGGAGCTCGGAGACCTTCGAGATGCCCGCGCGCTTCAGACAGTTGAACGAGCGTACCGAGAGGTTGAGCGTTTCGACGGGAACGTCCCACTCGTTGGGCGGCGTCTCGGGCAACGGCTCCGACCGATTCGTAAAGGAGACGAACAGATCGAGCTCCTCCTGCATGATCGACGCCGCCGTTGAAAGGGCGTCATCCGGCGTGATGGAGCCATTCGTCTCTACTTCAACCGTGAGACGATCGTAATCGACGCTTTGTCCGACGCGTGTGTCGTCGACCGTGAAGTTCACCTTGCGAATCGGTGAGAAGATCGAATCGATCGGAATCAAGCCGATCATGTGCTCGACGTTGCGCTGGCGATCCGCCATTACGTAGCCGCGCCCGCGCTCGACGCCAATCTCCATCGTCAGTTTCGCATCCTTTGCGGAAAGGGTGCAGAGCCGGTAGCTGGGGTCGAGAATCTCGACGTCGGCATCGGGCACGATGTCCGCCGCGGTGACCTCGCGCGCGCCGCTGACCGAGAGCGTCAGAACCTTTGGCTCGTCGCTATTGAGTTTTACCGGCAAGCCCTTGAGATTGAGCATCAATGCGATCGTATCTTCGACCATCCCAGGGATGGTAGAAAACTCGTGCAACACGCCGTCGATTTTCATATAGGTCACGGCAGCCCCGGGAATGGAGCTCAACAGCACCCGCCGCAGCGCGTTACCGAGCGTAATTCCGAAGCCGCGCTCGAGGGGCTCGATCACGAACTTCGCGCCATTATCGCGACGTTCGCGTACTTCGATAGTCGCCCCAACGGGCGCTTCCAACATCGTGGTCATTTCTGGTATGTGTTTCCTTTATTGCTGCTTACGTTATCCGCCGCCCGGCCCAGCCGGTGACGATCGCACGCCTAGCAGCGGCGTAGGTTAGAACGTTATCGCGAATAGTACTCCACGATCAACTGCTCGTCGACCGGAGTATCGATTTGCTCGCGCGGCGGCGGCTGCAGCACCTTGGCAGTCTTTTCTTGGTCGTTCCACTCGAGCCACTCGGGCGGCCGCCGGCTCTGGGCGACCTCCAGGTTCGATTGAAAGACCGT
This Candidatus Eremiobacterota bacterium DNA region includes the following protein-coding sequences:
- a CDS encoding 3-isopropylmalate dehydratase small subunit, translating into MEATLRGRAHKYGKNVDTDVIIPGKYCNIVDQTELGKHALEGLDPEYVARMTSGDIIVADTNFGCGSSREVAPIAIKASGTSAVIAKSFARIFYRNALNIGLPIFESPEAVDGIQSGDEIEVQPASGIVRNLTRGTEYRAAELPPFMQSLIDAGGLVPYVEKRLNYGGV
- the rplQ gene encoding 50S ribosomal protein L17, whose product is MAYKRLSRTDGHRKALLRNLATSLFKHDRIETTSAKAKEISRVAERLITTAMAGDLAARRRLAEYITEPAVVKKLVEQIAPALKARSGGYTRITKTRVRRGDAAELSQIELLT
- a CDS encoding CoA-binding protein; amino-acid sequence: MILATPSQRRDLLERARSIAIVGASDNPLRPSYTVFSYLRRQREYDVTPINPNIHDIDGIVAFPSLRSYASERGAPDIVDVFRRPSELAGVVEEAIAVGARTIWLQYGVVDGDAIARADRSGLNVVVDRCMKVEHARFRGGLSTGGLNSGIITSRRRTP
- the rpmE gene encoding 50S ribosomal protein L31, which translates into the protein MKTQIHPKWFPEARVHCACGNSFVTGSTLPEISVEICAACHPLFTGQQKLVDTAGRVDKFNQRSAAAKKKQEEAAARKATRDAKKAATAF
- the prmC gene encoding peptide chain release factor N(5)-glutamine methyltransferase; protein product: MKTVANLFTDGLQVLRSSPSPRADASLLLSHALEERREWILAHGDAVASARQIAEFESLCRRRAAGLPIAYLLGRAHFYGREFVVDERVLVPRPETEHVVDEAIAFIRRPMRVLDVGTGCGAIACTIAAQTSATVDATDSSPRAIEVATLNAQRLGVDRRCRFHLGDLSEPIGNARFDLVVANLPYVPTADLPGAPEPVSYEPRSALDGGPDGLTLYRRLLAQLPPRLNQGACILFECAPPTIDQLKKLVHRTFPTFVIEGRPDYAGLSRYVKAVDTSSALPRAHR
- a CDS encoding O-acetylhomoserine aminocarboxypropyltransferase/cysteine synthase; translation: MQQEREFGFATRALHAGTPPDPATGARAMPIYQTSAFVFSSTEQAAELFALRSYGHIYSRISNPTVAAFEERMASLEGGLGAVAFSSGLAAQLCLVLSLAQSGDHLVCTQSVYGGTVTQLTVTIGRMGIATTFVAPDDLAAVRAAIRPETKLVFVETVGNPSGVVADLSALAEVAHAAGVPLAVDNTFATPYFCRPIELGADIVVHSATKFINGHGTSIGGVLVESGRFPWQNGRFPLLSLPSPGYHGKVFTETFAEYAFLMRVRAEVLRDVGAQMSPMDAWLLLLGLETLPLRMERHVANARAVAAFLKARPEVAWVRDAQLGSIFTFGLRAGRDAGRRFIDALELWSHLANVGDSKSLVIHPASTTHSQLSDEAMCKAGVEPESVRLSVGLEEIDDLLWDLDNALRAAAGK
- a CDS encoding DNA-directed RNA polymerase subunit alpha; this translates as MLEAPVGATIEVRERRDNGAKFVIEPLERGFGITLGNALRRVLLSSIPGAAVTYMKIDGVLHEFSTIPGMVEDTIALMLNLKGLPVKLNSDEPKVLTLSVSGAREVTAADIVPDADVEILDPSYRLCTLSAKDAKLTMEIGVERGRGYVMADRQRNVEHMIGLIPIDSIFSPIRKVNFTVDDTRVGQSVDYDRLTVEVETNGSITPDDALSTAASIMQEELDLFVSFTNRSEPLPETPPNEWDVPVETLNLSVRSFNCLKRAGISKVSELLDLTEDEIMKMRNFGKKSLDEIKQVLAERGLSLRQS
- a CDS encoding 3-isopropylmalate dehydratase large subunit, giving the protein MGMTLTEKILARHAGLESVEPGQIVNGKVDLVLANELSAAVAIGVMRKIKGATTVFDPSKIALVADHFVPAKDAQSAGLAKLMKDFAAEQRIEHFFDVGRGGIEHVVLPEEGLVAPGELIVGGDSHTCTYGAFGAFATGMGSTDIAAAFVLGEVWLKVPASIKLVYSGSPGPMVYAKDIMLRTVGELGIDGATYRAIEYHGTTIDELSITGRITMANMAIEAGAKNGIFHADEKTIAYVKERTDRPFIVERADPDATYEREIRIDIGSLEPQIACPHTPDNVHPISEVTRDDLRVDQVFIGSCTNGYIDDLRVVAKILEGKHIASNLRVIVNPGSQKVWMQAAQEGVLTTLAAAGCAVNTPGCGACFGGHMGTLGDGERAISTTNRNYVGRMGSPKAEIYLASPATCAASALTGRITDPRVVEAVLA
- a CDS encoding CTP synthase gives rise to the protein MAKYIFFTGGVVSSLGKGITASSLGRLLKARGLSVSIQKLDPYINVDAGTMNPYQHGEVFVTEDGAETDLDLGHYERFIDENLQRANNVTTGQIYNSVIEKERRGDYLGATVQVIPHITNEIKAHVKRIAESSRAEVCIVEVGGTVGDIESLPFLEAIRQMRYDVGEENVMYVHLTLVPHLGAADELKTKPTQHSVRELRGIGISPDAIVCRTQSELPMPVELKEKIALFCDVPPSAVVQNSDAQTIYQVPLNLEAEGLAQAAVRKLNLPTAAPKLDDWVAIAERLLHPKRRVSIALVGKYVELKDAYISIIEALAHAGVFHHAAVEIKRIDSELVENEGIDVLRGAHGVLVAPGFGARGVKGKLRAIQYVREHRLPFLGICYGMQLACVEFARNVCGLPDAMTSEVDETSLDPVIDFMPDQRNLEILGGTMRLGTYACTLEMGSHAAHAYGELEISERHRHRYEFNNRYRPIFEEHGMRFTGHHSIGKTRLVEVVELPVDMHPWFVATQAHPEFKSRPNRPAPLYRDFIAAALAHEERINGRVVAEAASWTQA
- the prfA gene encoding peptide chain release factor 1: MIDRLHSMARRFDEIEAQLANPSGAFDQNRYTSLVKERAQLEAPVQTHRELARLRQQIEANQALVRDGDGDLRELAEEENAQLRQRVTELEAELSHLMVPRDPNDAKDVFVEVRAGTGGDEAAIFAGDLARMYMRFAESKGMKTELVSESPSEAGGYKEIVFAVTGREPYRYLKHESGVHRVQRVPATEAQGRIHTSTATVAVLPQVEDDVEVEIKSADLEIDTFKASGAGGQYVNKTESAIRITHVPTGVVVASQQERSQQQNREKAMQMLRATLYDRKRREQEEAVGSMRRSQVGSGERAEKIRTYNFPQDRVTDHRINRSFGNIRGLMDGNLATISDELIADERARLLAGEPVT